A portion of the Magnetovibrio sp. genome contains these proteins:
- a CDS encoding HypC/HybG/HupF family hydrogenase formation chaperone, whose protein sequence is MCHAIPAKVVALRDDGMAEVELEGVIKEASLDLLDGVELGDYVILHVGYALAKLDPDEAQKTLKLFAEMGAAALAEGAVA, encoded by the coding sequence ATGTGTCATGCAATTCCGGCAAAAGTGGTCGCTCTTCGTGATGACGGTATGGCCGAGGTCGAATTGGAAGGCGTGATCAAGGAAGCCTCGCTCGACTTGCTCGATGGCGTCGAACTGGGCGATTACGTCATCTTGCATGTCGGCTATGCGCTGGCCAAGCTGGACCCCGACGAGGCGCAAAAAACTTTGAAGCTGTTCGCCGAAATGGGCGCTGCCGCGTTGGCGGAAGGGGCGGTGGCATGA
- the hypD gene encoding hydrogenase formation protein HypD, translating into MKYVEEFRDAELAKGLSAAIKAEAEPERIYKFMEFCGGHTHALARYGVEDLLPNNVKMIHGPGCPVCVLPVGRVDEAVALATQHDVILCTYADLMRVPGTKYESLIKARSKGADVRMVYSTMDALKIAQDNPEREVVFFAIGFETTTPPTAVAIKQAQKLGLKNFSVYCNHVLTPAAMRAILGAHTPEGAPNVVLDGFVGPAHVSAVIGTQPYEEFTTDYKKPVVIAGFEPLDVMQSILQLIRQANDGRADVENEYARAVTPEGNVKAQALVDEVFEVRDEFSWRGLGSVPLSALKIRSEFSEFNAELRFRVEVPSPKENKLCECGPILRGEKNPVDCALFGTSCTPDNPMGACMVSSEGACAAHWTYGRFRTELELEESA; encoded by the coding sequence ATGAAGTACGTCGAAGAATTTCGCGACGCCGAACTGGCTAAGGGCCTGTCCGCCGCCATCAAGGCCGAGGCCGAACCGGAGCGCATTTATAAGTTCATGGAATTTTGCGGCGGTCACACGCATGCCTTGGCGCGGTACGGTGTCGAGGACCTTTTGCCCAATAACGTCAAGATGATCCACGGCCCCGGCTGTCCGGTGTGTGTGTTGCCGGTGGGCCGCGTCGACGAAGCGGTGGCGCTGGCCACCCAACACGATGTGATCTTGTGCACCTATGCCGATCTGATGCGGGTGCCGGGCACCAAGTACGAAAGCCTGATCAAGGCCCGGTCAAAGGGCGCGGATGTGCGGATGGTCTATTCGACCATGGACGCGCTGAAGATCGCCCAGGACAATCCCGAACGCGAAGTGGTGTTTTTCGCCATCGGATTCGAAACCACCACGCCGCCGACCGCCGTCGCCATCAAGCAGGCGCAAAAGCTGGGGCTAAAGAATTTTTCGGTCTATTGCAATCACGTTCTGACTCCGGCGGCGATGCGCGCGATTTTGGGTGCGCACACGCCCGAGGGGGCGCCAAACGTGGTGCTGGACGGCTTCGTCGGCCCCGCCCACGTCAGCGCGGTGATCGGCACCCAACCTTATGAAGAGTTCACCACGGATTACAAAAAACCCGTGGTCATCGCCGGGTTCGAGCCTCTGGACGTGATGCAATCGATCTTGCAATTGATCCGCCAAGCCAATGATGGGCGCGCAGATGTGGAAAACGAATACGCCCGTGCGGTGACGCCTGAAGGCAACGTCAAGGCCCAGGCCTTGGTCGATGAAGTGTTCGAGGTGCGCGATGAATTTTCCTGGCGCGGCCTCGGCTCGGTGCCGCTGAGCGCGCTGAAGATCCGGTCCGAGTTTTCTGAGTTCAATGCTGAGCTGCGCTTTCGCGTCGAGGTGCCGAGCCCGAAGGAAAACAAGCTGTGCGAATGCGGGCCGATTTTGCGCGGCGAAAAAAACCCGGTGGATTGTGCGTTGTTCGGCACCTCGTGCACGCCCGACAATCCGATGGGCGCGTGCATGGTCTCAAGTGAGGGCGCGTGCGCCGCGCACTGGACCTACGGACGATTCCGCACCGAACTTGAGTTGGAGGAAAGCGCATGA
- the hypE gene encoding hydrogenase expression/formation protein HypE, protein MNAPQNPPQKPRGNKPGGRPLDLKNGRVDMSHGAGGRAMAQLIEDLFVGEFNNELLNREHDAAMFRLPPGRVVMSTDSFVISPLFFPGGNIGSLAVHGTVNDISMAGAKPYYLTAGFIIEEGFPLSDLAEIVKSMAEAAKEAGVSIVTGDTKVVERGHGDGIFINTAGVGVARDGIEICGDLAQPGDKILVNGTLGDHGVAVMSKRENLSFTTAIESDSQSLGDLVGAMIDAVPDIHVLRDPTRGGLAATLNEIAHQSGVGIELHESAIPVRPEVKSACELLGLDPLYVANEGKLIAICPAEKADALLAAMQAHPKGKDAAIVGEVLQDARCFVRMKTGLGGTRMVDWLAGEQLPRIC, encoded by the coding sequence ATGAACGCCCCTCAAAACCCACCCCAAAAACCACGGGGTAACAAGCCCGGTGGGCGTCCCTTGGATCTGAAAAACGGTCGCGTCGATATGAGCCATGGCGCGGGCGGCCGCGCCATGGCGCAGTTGATCGAAGATTTGTTCGTTGGTGAATTCAACAACGAACTTCTCAACCGTGAACATGACGCGGCGATGTTCCGTTTGCCGCCCGGCCGGGTGGTGATGAGCACCGACAGCTTCGTCATCTCGCCGCTGTTTTTTCCCGGCGGCAACATCGGCTCGCTGGCCGTGCACGGCACCGTCAACGACATTTCGATGGCCGGGGCCAAGCCCTATTACCTGACCGCGGGCTTCATCATCGAAGAAGGCTTCCCGCTTTCCGATCTGGCTGAGATCGTCAAATCCATGGCCGAGGCCGCGAAGGAAGCCGGGGTCAGCATCGTCACCGGCGATACCAAGGTGGTCGAACGCGGCCATGGCGACGGCATCTTCATCAATACCGCCGGCGTCGGCGTGGCGCGAGACGGCATCGAGATCTGCGGTGATCTGGCCCAACCCGGCGACAAGATCTTGGTCAACGGCACGCTCGGCGATCACGGCGTGGCGGTGATGAGCAAACGCGAAAACCTGAGCTTCACCACCGCGATCGAATCCGATAGTCAGTCGCTTGGCGATTTGGTCGGCGCGATGATCGACGCGGTGCCTGACATCCATGTGCTGCGCGATCCGACCCGTGGCGGATTGGCGGCGACGCTGAACGAAATAGCCCACCAGTCGGGCGTTGGCATCGAATTGCACGAAAGCGCCATCCCGGTGCGCCCGGAAGTCAAAAGCGCGTGCGAACTGTTGGGCCTCGATCCGCTCTATGTCGCCAACGAAGGCAAACTCATCGCCATCTGTCCCGCGGAGAAAGCCGACGCGCTGCTGGCGGCGATGCAGGCCCACCCCAAAGGAAAAGACGCCGCCATTGTCGGCGAGGTGTTGCAAGACGCACGCTGCTTCGTGCGCATGAAGACGGGACTGGGCGGCACCCGCATGGTCGACTGGCTGGCGGGCGAACAACTGCCGCGTATCTGCTAG